The uncultured Ilyobacter sp. genome has a segment encoding these proteins:
- a CDS encoding alanine--glyoxylate aminotransferase family protein codes for MKIPFLMTAGPTRVRENVRLARAKECSNPDLDLNFYDFYRNLCIKIGKIIETKQDVRILSGEGILGLEAACASFTEQGDRVLVLDNGIFGEGFGDFVKIYGGEPVYFKGDREHGINISDLEKFLKKDNEFKYATIVHCDTPSGVLNPLREICKALKKYGIATVVDAVSSIGGEEVKVDEWEIDICLGASQKVLSAPPGLTFLSISYTAWEMIENRESPVAGFYCNLLIWKDYYEKKWFPYTMPISDIEGLNAAVDNYFSEDTIKRHQIIASAFRKSIVEAGLELYTKDSYSNTVSVIKVPKGIDEKKLRKNLLEKHNLMISGAFGYLEGKVIRIGHMGEGAREYSGFYVLKSLEKELIAQGFQPKKSLTENFINILK; via the coding sequence ATGAAAATACCATTTTTGATGACAGCTGGGCCTACTAGGGTGAGAGAAAATGTGAGACTGGCAAGAGCAAAAGAGTGCTCAAATCCGGATTTAGATCTCAATTTCTATGATTTCTATAGGAATTTATGCATAAAAATCGGTAAAATCATTGAGACCAAGCAGGATGTAAGAATTCTATCTGGAGAGGGTATCTTAGGTCTTGAAGCCGCCTGTGCATCCTTCACAGAGCAGGGGGACAGAGTCCTTGTATTAGATAATGGAATTTTTGGAGAAGGCTTTGGGGATTTTGTAAAAATATATGGTGGAGAGCCTGTTTACTTTAAGGGAGACAGAGAACACGGGATAAATATCTCTGATCTTGAAAAGTTCCTAAAAAAAGACAACGAATTTAAATATGCAACCATAGTTCACTGTGACACCCCCTCTGGAGTTTTGAATCCACTCAGGGAAATTTGTAAGGCCCTTAAAAAATATGGAATAGCAACAGTGGTAGATGCTGTATCTTCAATAGGGGGAGAAGAGGTAAAGGTCGATGAGTGGGAGATCGATATCTGTCTAGGTGCCAGTCAGAAGGTTCTCTCAGCACCACCGGGACTGACCTTTCTAAGTATCAGTTACACTGCATGGGAGATGATTGAAAACAGGGAGAGTCCCGTTGCCGGTTTTTACTGCAACCTATTAATATGGAAGGACTACTATGAAAAGAAATGGTTCCCCTATACCATGCCTATAAGCGATATAGAGGGTTTAAATGCCGCCGTTGACAACTATTTTTCAGAGGACACCATAAAAAGACATCAGATAATAGCTTCGGCCTTTAGAAAATCCATAGTCGAAGCAGGTTTAGAGTTGTACACAAAGGATTCATACTCAAATACAGTGAGTGTTATAAAGGTTCCTAAGGGTATTGATGAAAAAAAACTTAGAAAAAATCTCTTAGAAAAACACAACCTCATGATATCAGGAGCCTTCGGGTATCTTGAGGGAAAGGTAATAAGAATAGGTCATATGGGAGAAGGTGCCAGAGAGTACAGTGGATTTTATGTATTAAAATCCTTGGAAAAAGAACTTATAGCCCAGGGATTCCAGCCAAAAAAATCTCTTACAGAGAATTTTATAAACATTCTTAAATAG
- a CDS encoding AIR synthase family protein, whose amino-acid sequence MEIGKLKASDLEKLVFKNIKHRRSEILTDPKIGGDCAVLDFGDKVAYISSDPITGATEELGKLAVNINCNDIATAGIEPVGLMLTILAPEGTKAEDIERVVADAHAECEKLNVSIMGGHTEITKVVNRMVVSVTAIGIGKKDEYTKRGKVKPGDCLILTKGAGIEGTGIIAYEKSEEIKKNLGEQTLKEAKNMLDKISVVREGIIASSYVKGMHDVTEGGILGAVWEVSEFYGLGSEIYREKIKIADCTRAICEYFNINPLKLISSGSMLLTADPLKGSEVVEILKSEGIESQIIGKFTKDNSKSIISGNFIEEISEPESDELYRVV is encoded by the coding sequence TTGGAAATTGGAAAATTAAAAGCTTCTGACCTTGAGAAGCTCGTATTTAAAAATATAAAACATAGAAGGTCAGAAATACTAACAGATCCCAAAATAGGGGGAGATTGTGCCGTTCTTGACTTCGGAGACAAGGTGGCATATATCTCTAGCGACCCTATTACGGGCGCCACTGAAGAGCTGGGAAAGCTTGCTGTAAATATAAACTGCAATGATATTGCAACTGCAGGGATAGAACCTGTGGGACTTATGCTTACTATCCTGGCTCCAGAGGGGACCAAGGCGGAGGATATAGAAAGAGTGGTGGCTGATGCCCATGCAGAGTGTGAGAAACTCAATGTATCAATCATGGGGGGGCACACTGAGATCACAAAAGTGGTAAACAGGATGGTTGTATCCGTAACTGCCATTGGGATAGGAAAAAAAGATGAATATACAAAGAGGGGGAAGGTTAAGCCGGGAGACTGTCTGATTCTCACCAAAGGAGCGGGTATAGAGGGTACCGGGATAATAGCCTATGAAAAGAGTGAAGAGATCAAAAAAAACCTGGGAGAACAGACTTTGAAAGAAGCTAAGAATATGCTGGACAAGATAAGTGTTGTGAGAGAGGGAATCATAGCATCATCTTATGTGAAAGGCATGCATGACGTAACTGAAGGGGGAATCCTAGGTGCAGTGTGGGAAGTAAGTGAATTCTACGGTTTGGGATCTGAGATTTACCGGGAAAAAATAAAAATCGCAGATTGTACAAGAGCTATCTGTGAGTATTTTAATATAAATCCTCTGAAACTTATATCTAGTGGATCTATGCTTTTGACCGCCGACCCTCTAAAAGGGTCAGAGGTTGTTGAAATATTAAAAAGCGAGGGAATAGAATCTCAAATTATAGGCAAATTTACAAAGGATAATTCCAAGTCTATAATTTCTGGAAATTTTATAGAAGAGATCTCAGAACCTGAAAGTGATGAATTATACAGAGTAGTATAA
- a CDS encoding cobyric acid synthase: MHKKIMIQGTGSSVGKSLVTAGLCRIFYKDGYKVSPFKSQNMALNSFVDEEGLELGRAQVVQAEMGGERPRAYMNPILLKPNADDHSQVIFMGKPCGNVTAVEYFSQTEKLRKVATEGYEKIRKSYDICVLEGGGSPAEINLREVDVVNMGMAELVDAPVVLVSDIERGGVFAQIYGTIMLLDKNDRDRIKGIIINKFRGNKEILDPGIEMIEKKLKEDGVDIPVLGVLPYLDVKIEEEDVLAKKLTAKKTKNDITISVIRTPKMSNYTDFDVFEFYDNVALNYVDSPEDIGDEDMIIIPGSKNTIGDLIFIKETGIYKKIIEESQKGKLIFGICGGFQILGSKIMDPLCIETPLGEEDGLGLLNVTTTMGEEKATYQVEKKLINCKGILAGLEGATVKGYEIHQGQTEGKEEMFLDGELYVGVYRENIMATYLHGIFDNGVFTRHILNYLRRKKGLKENKNLIDYEKVKNMEFDRWEEHLRKNLNVDKIYEILK; the protein is encoded by the coding sequence ATGCATAAAAAAATTATGATCCAGGGAACAGGTTCTTCTGTGGGAAAAAGCCTTGTGACGGCAGGTCTCTGCAGAATTTTTTATAAAGACGGATACAAAGTCAGCCCTTTTAAGTCTCAGAACATGGCTCTAAACTCTTTTGTAGATGAAGAGGGACTCGAGCTCGGGAGAGCCCAGGTTGTACAGGCTGAGATGGGAGGAGAGAGACCTAGGGCCTATATGAACCCTATACTACTAAAACCCAATGCAGATGATCATTCTCAGGTTATATTCATGGGAAAGCCCTGTGGGAATGTAACTGCAGTAGAATATTTTTCTCAGACAGAAAAACTGAGAAAAGTGGCTACAGAGGGATATGAAAAAATAAGAAAAAGCTATGATATATGTGTACTCGAAGGGGGTGGAAGTCCTGCAGAGATAAATCTCAGAGAAGTAGACGTGGTAAACATGGGAATGGCAGAACTGGTAGATGCCCCTGTAGTTCTTGTTTCTGATATAGAAAGAGGAGGCGTCTTTGCCCAGATATACGGCACAATAATGCTTTTAGACAAAAATGACAGAGACCGTATCAAGGGCATCATCATAAATAAATTCAGGGGAAATAAAGAGATACTAGACCCTGGAATTGAGATGATAGAGAAAAAATTAAAAGAAGATGGAGTGGACATACCTGTATTAGGAGTTCTTCCATATCTAGATGTAAAAATTGAGGAAGAGGATGTCCTGGCAAAAAAACTTACTGCAAAAAAAACTAAAAATGATATAACCATCTCTGTAATAAGGACTCCTAAAATGTCAAATTATACCGACTTTGATGTTTTTGAATTTTACGATAATGTGGCCCTAAATTACGTGGACTCTCCTGAAGATATAGGAGATGAGGACATGATAATAATTCCAGGAAGTAAAAATACTATAGGGGATCTTATTTTTATAAAGGAAACTGGAATTTATAAAAAAATTATAGAGGAATCTCAAAAAGGAAAACTAATATTTGGAATCTGCGGTGGATTTCAAATATTAGGAAGTAAAATAATGGATCCTCTCTGCATAGAGACTCCTCTAGGAGAAGAAGATGGGCTAGGACTCCTAAATGTAACGACTACAATGGGAGAAGAAAAAGCAACCTATCAAGTAGAAAAAAAATTAATTAACTGTAAAGGCATCCTTGCCGGCCTTGAAGGTGCAACTGTAAAAGGGTATGAAATTCATCAGGGACAGACAGAGGGAAAGGAAGAGATGTTTTTAGACGGAGAGCTCTACGTAGGAGTCTATAGAGAAAATATCATGGCAACCTATCTTCACGGAATATTTGACAATGGAGTCTTTACAAGGCATATTTTAAATTATCTGAGAAGAAAAAAAGGACTTAAAGAAAATAAAAATCTAATTGATTATGAAAAAGTCAAGAACATGGAATTTGACAGATGGGAAGAGCATCTAAGAAAAAATCTGAATGTGGATAAAATATACGAGATATTAAAATAG
- a CDS encoding efflux RND transporter permease subunit, producing the protein MDITNFSIKNRATIIILYILVIFAGLNTFKSMQKGEDPPFTIKTATITTRWPGATAQQMAELIGDKVEEVVQDIEELDYVETKNSPGLSTTYVNIRPEYRRLQPIWDNLRKKVKYDVEPYLPTGASVPIVNDEFGDVFGSVIMVTGDGYTYHELAVIAEELREYILKKVPEAGKVHVYGDQQEKIYLNFDPAKLTQLGITTADIRNAVSGRNQVSSSGNIVIGNDKMTLDTSGDFMSIEEIGDTIINTPRSMGIVYLKDIADIKRGYVNPAIYLTRFNGKESIGIAVSLKDGMDDTKLGEHLRDYVTSLEKKYPIGVDFDFVAYSPQRVEDKINSFVSNLTQAVATVLIVMLISLGFRTGLIVASLIPTSIAMAFILMPHYGVNLDQMSLAGLIIALGMLVDNAIVMSESIMVAMEKGKSRLEACLGSANQLKIPLLMSSLTTVAAFTPIFLIEESMGEYVGPMAKVVVFTLLSSWLVAMTLVPLLCYIFLKVDHKEHEYKSLTYRNYRKILIFGLKHKIITVIFAFGIFCTGIFLFRFTGNEFMPESDQKIMLTTMRLPKGSSVEATERVAKDLDDYIKENFKVPDKELKAGFFKDIISGFTIREYEEDGVLSWGTFIGGGAPRFVLAYSPEAPSEEYAYVIYNSTDHMIIAQMAEKIDNYMKDLYPDLDISTKKMKTGPSADRDVEYRISGDNLRDLFDKVGIVQSKLSSIPIAKNVINSWKNEVKKLTIDIDQERLRKVGLTSEDVANSMAVNLEGMVIGTYREPDSPLTDKSIPIVLRTNEAHNTVFSKLDTMKIYSSSTGKFVPLSQVADIKMEFERGYIHKRDRTNTIAVQADVIGGHTSNEIDRIMSPWIAEKVREWEAENGEEVKIKSVAGIPAKAEGLNYKYEIGGSSEMSNKQSDALGQKLPYAGLFILLLLVAQFNSIRKPIIILLTIPLGILGVAVGLIVGNQNFGFFAIIGLVSLSGVVVNNAIVLLDQIDIEINENCLEPAHAVVMSAQSRFRPIILTTLTTLCGLIPLWLFGGNMWKPMAVSLIFGLIFATVLTLGVIPVLYTIFFRVSYKDYEYEKLSTDPEISCTNSM; encoded by the coding sequence ATGGATATTACTAATTTTTCCATAAAAAACAGGGCCACAATAATAATTTTGTATATTCTTGTTATTTTTGCAGGTTTAAATACTTTTAAGAGTATGCAAAAGGGAGAGGATCCTCCCTTTACAATAAAAACAGCGACTATAACTACCAGGTGGCCAGGGGCTACTGCCCAGCAGATGGCTGAGCTTATAGGGGATAAGGTGGAAGAGGTTGTCCAGGATATAGAGGAGCTTGACTATGTAGAGACCAAAAATTCTCCTGGATTATCTACGACCTATGTAAATATAAGGCCTGAATACAGAAGGTTACAGCCTATATGGGATAATCTCAGAAAAAAAGTAAAGTACGACGTGGAGCCTTACCTTCCAACTGGAGCCAGCGTTCCCATTGTAAATGATGAATTTGGTGATGTATTTGGATCTGTTATTATGGTCACAGGAGACGGATATACCTATCATGAACTGGCTGTGATAGCAGAGGAATTGAGAGAGTATATCTTGAAAAAAGTACCTGAAGCAGGAAAGGTGCACGTTTATGGAGATCAGCAGGAAAAAATTTATCTGAATTTCGATCCTGCAAAATTAACACAGCTTGGTATAACAACTGCTGACATCAGAAATGCCGTAAGTGGAAGGAACCAGGTATCTTCGTCTGGAAATATAGTTATCGGGAATGACAAGATGACTCTAGATACCAGTGGAGATTTTATGAGTATAGAGGAGATTGGAGATACTATAATAAACACTCCCAGGAGTATGGGAATTGTCTATCTGAAGGATATAGCCGATATAAAAAGAGGTTATGTAAATCCCGCTATCTATCTCACTAGATTTAATGGTAAAGAGTCCATAGGAATAGCAGTATCACTAAAAGATGGCATGGACGATACAAAATTAGGAGAACACTTAAGGGATTATGTCACCAGTCTTGAAAAAAAGTATCCTATAGGTGTTGACTTTGATTTCGTGGCTTATTCTCCCCAGAGGGTAGAAGATAAGATAAACTCCTTTGTAAGTAACTTAACACAAGCGGTGGCGACAGTACTTATTGTAATGCTTATTTCTTTAGGGTTTAGAACAGGGCTGATAGTGGCATCACTTATTCCAACCTCTATAGCTATGGCTTTTATTTTAATGCCTCACTATGGAGTAAACCTTGATCAGATGTCCCTTGCAGGACTGATAATAGCCTTGGGAATGCTTGTTGATAATGCCATTGTAATGAGTGAGAGTATAATGGTTGCAATGGAAAAGGGGAAATCAAGGCTTGAAGCATGTCTTGGCTCTGCAAATCAACTGAAGATCCCCCTTCTCATGTCTTCACTAACAACAGTGGCAGCTTTTACACCAATCTTCCTCATAGAAGAATCTATGGGAGAATATGTGGGGCCTATGGCAAAGGTTGTAGTTTTTACGCTTCTGTCATCCTGGCTTGTTGCAATGACCTTAGTTCCCCTTCTTTGTTATATTTTCTTAAAAGTGGATCACAAAGAGCATGAATATAAAAGCCTTACATATAGGAATTATAGGAAAATATTAATTTTTGGACTTAAGCATAAAATAATTACTGTAATTTTTGCTTTTGGAATTTTTTGCACGGGGATATTTTTATTTAGATTTACAGGAAATGAATTTATGCCTGAATCTGATCAGAAGATAATGCTTACGACTATGAGGCTTCCTAAAGGATCTTCTGTTGAGGCTACAGAAAGAGTGGCAAAGGATCTAGATGACTATATCAAAGAGAATTTCAAAGTACCTGACAAAGAATTAAAAGCAGGATTTTTTAAAGATATTATAAGCGGGTTTACTATACGGGAATATGAAGAAGACGGTGTGTTAAGCTGGGGAACCTTTATAGGAGGCGGAGCTCCTAGATTCGTTCTGGCCTATTCTCCAGAGGCACCTTCAGAGGAATATGCCTATGTAATATATAACAGTACCGATCATATGATTATTGCTCAAATGGCCGAGAAGATAGATAATTATATGAAAGACCTTTATCCCGACCTTGATATATCTACAAAGAAAATGAAAACGGGTCCTTCGGCAGACAGAGATGTGGAGTACAGGATATCAGGTGACAATTTAAGAGATCTTTTTGATAAGGTGGGTATAGTTCAGTCTAAGCTAAGTTCTATTCCTATAGCTAAAAATGTTATCAATAGCTGGAAAAATGAGGTTAAGAAACTGACTATTGATATAGATCAGGAGAGACTGAGAAAAGTAGGGTTGACCTCAGAAGATGTTGCTAACTCTATGGCGGTAAATTTGGAAGGAATGGTTATAGGAACTTATAGAGAACCTGATTCTCCCTTAACTGATAAATCCATTCCTATTGTACTGAGGACAAATGAAGCACACAACACAGTGTTTTCAAAATTAGACACTATGAAAATATACTCCTCTTCCACCGGTAAATTTGTTCCCTTAAGTCAGGTGGCAGATATAAAAATGGAATTTGAGCGAGGATATATCCATAAAAGGGACAGAACCAACACAATAGCGGTGCAAGCCGATGTTATTGGTGGGCATACTTCAAATGAAATTGACAGAATAATGTCTCCTTGGATAGCTGAAAAAGTAAGAGAATGGGAAGCTGAAAATGGAGAAGAAGTTAAGATCAAAAGTGTAGCGGGAATTCCTGCAAAGGCAGAAGGACTTAATTACAAATATGAAATAGGCGGATCATCAGAAATGTCAAATAAACAGAGTGATGCCCTAGGTCAGAAGCTTCCTTATGCAGGCTTATTTATACTTCTGCTTCTTGTGGCACAGTTTAACTCCATCAGAAAACCTATTATTATTCTCTTGACTATTCCACTTGGAATCTTAGGAGTGGCTGTAGGTCTTATAGTTGGTAATCAAAATTTTGGATTCTTTGCAATAATAGGACTGGTTTCTCTCTCTGGGGTCGTTGTAAATAACGCCATAGTTTTACTAGATCAGATAGATATAGAGATAAATGAAAATTGCCTAGAACCTGCCCATGCCGTGGTTATGTCAGCGCAAAGTAGATTCAGACCTATAATACTGACTACCCTGACAACCTTATGCGGATTAATTCCTTTATGGCTTTTTGGGGGGAATATGTGGAAACCTATGGCAGTGTCACTGATTTTTGGTCTGATTTTTGCAACGGTACTAACTTTAGGAGTAATTCCAGTTTTATATACGATATTTTTCAGAGTCAGCTACAAAGATTACGAGTATGAAAAGTTATCAACAGATCCAGAAATTTCATGTACTAATTCAATGTGA
- a CDS encoding NAD(P)H-dependent oxidoreductase subunit E produces MNRVGREELKEKIEFLVSKNGGNRAAILPVLEVISREYGEIDLYAMQTLAFLVGIHPSEVYGVATFYNFLKSGKKHGKYVIRLCRTISCHMKEKDRIAKQLNNELGIEFGEITSDGLFSLEYCNCLGMCDQGPAMLINDILISKVKPSDIPLIIQSCRRGVVGKEYKTPLVSKVVKKGPLLEENFIPGSVLIETMKRDKNSILEDIEKSNLRGRGGAGFPTGFKWRLAKEEKKDKKFIVCNADEGEPGTFKDRYILHKNFQRVLEGMSIAAYVIGASKGFIYLRGEYTYIKETLEKEIEKRRKAGLLGNETGKGLDFDIEIRMGAGAYICGEETALIESLEGKRGEPRNKPPYPVDTGFMNYPTLVNNVETFLNVNLICEKGVESFGQYGTDNSKGTKFFSISGDCKNEGIYELPFGVTIDKVVDLAEGKNIKAVQIGGAAGECVHKNDFSKRIAFEAASTGGSIILFDENRDMLDIAENFMEFFVEESCGQCTPCREGTYRILEGIRLLKKGKCSVTYLNKLLELCETVELASKCGLGQLSTVAFRSIVENFKEEILGRLPEEV; encoded by the coding sequence ATGAACCGAGTGGGAAGGGAGGAACTAAAGGAAAAAATAGAATTCTTGGTTTCTAAAAACGGAGGTAACCGAGCAGCTATTCTGCCCGTGCTTGAGGTGATAAGCAGAGAATACGGTGAGATCGACCTCTATGCAATGCAGACATTGGCTTTTTTAGTCGGTATACATCCTAGTGAGGTATACGGTGTAGCGACTTTTTATAACTTTTTAAAATCTGGTAAAAAACACGGAAAATATGTCATCAGACTTTGCAGAACAATATCCTGTCATATGAAAGAAAAAGACCGGATTGCTAAACAGCTAAACAATGAACTTGGAATAGAATTCGGAGAAATAACCTCTGACGGATTGTTCTCCCTAGAGTACTGCAACTGTCTGGGAATGTGTGATCAGGGTCCCGCCATGCTGATAAATGATATTCTAATATCCAAGGTAAAACCATCTGACATACCTCTTATCATCCAATCTTGCAGAAGAGGAGTCGTAGGAAAGGAATATAAAACCCCTTTGGTATCCAAGGTAGTTAAAAAAGGTCCCCTTTTAGAGGAAAATTTTATCCCGGGAAGTGTTCTTATAGAAACAATGAAAAGAGATAAAAACAGTATTTTGGAAGACATCGAAAAATCAAATCTCAGAGGAAGAGGTGGAGCAGGCTTCCCCACAGGATTTAAATGGAGACTTGCAAAAGAGGAGAAAAAAGATAAGAAATTCATCGTTTGCAATGCAGACGAGGGAGAACCGGGTACTTTTAAGGACAGGTATATCCTCCACAAAAATTTTCAGAGAGTTTTGGAAGGTATGAGTATCGCCGCCTATGTAATAGGGGCTTCAAAGGGATTCATCTATCTGAGGGGAGAATATACTTATATTAAAGAAACCCTGGAAAAAGAGATTGAAAAAAGGCGGAAAGCCGGACTATTGGGAAATGAAACAGGAAAGGGCTTAGACTTTGATATTGAGATAAGAATGGGAGCCGGGGCGTATATCTGTGGTGAAGAGACAGCCCTTATCGAGTCCTTAGAAGGAAAAAGAGGGGAGCCCAGAAACAAACCTCCTTATCCTGTGGACACAGGTTTTATGAACTACCCGACCCTTGTAAACAATGTGGAGACATTTTTAAATGTAAATCTCATATGTGAAAAAGGTGTAGAATCCTTCGGCCAGTACGGAACCGATAATTCAAAGGGAACAAAATTTTTTAGCATCTCCGGCGACTGTAAAAACGAGGGGATATATGAACTTCCCTTTGGAGTTACAATAGATAAAGTGGTGGATCTGGCAGAGGGTAAAAATATAAAAGCTGTACAGATCGGAGGAGCTGCAGGTGAATGTGTCCATAAAAACGACTTCTCAAAGCGGATAGCTTTTGAAGCGGCATCTACAGGTGGTTCCATAATTCTTTTTGACGAGAATAGGGATATGCTAGACATCGCCGAAAACTTCATGGAATTTTTTGTAGAGGAATCCTGTGGTCAATGCACCCCATGCAGAGAAGGTACCTATAGAATCCTAGAGGGTATAAGGCTTTTGAAAAAAGGTAAATGCTCTGTTACCTATCTGAATAAACTTCTCGAACTGTGTGAAACTGTAGAACTGGCATCTAAATGCGGACTGGGTCAGCTTAGCACAGTGGCCTTTAGGTCTATTGTGGAAAACTTCAAAGAGGAGATCCTGGGAAGACTCCCAGAGGAGGTATAA
- a CDS encoding NADH-dependent [FeFe] hydrogenase, group A6, protein MINKCDTESCRVPKTEMLRDACEGQEEECKFELIDIEIDNHKMQVAKGTTILEAAKGIGVKIPTLCSHDDLCLAGVCRICLVEVEGFKTLQASCSYSISQPIKIKTNTAKIRRARRNVLELILADHVGECYSCMRNGKCELQDLAMEYGITSYPYGHDNIRKKGVDFSSHAIMRDLDKCILCRRCVRSCIDLQEVGVFSVKGRGKDSTITTFGDKPMDEIVCINCGQCINRCPTAALYEKDESELVWDALETEGKHVVIQTAPAPRAGIGEEFGLEPGTPMTMKMNTALRRCGFQKVFDTCFTADLTIIEEGTELLKRLYDNIEGDGHTKLPVFTSCSPGWVKYLEHFYPEFIENLSTAKSPQQMFGTIIKTYYAEKNNINPEDIVTVALMPCTAKKYEAGRPEMCQSGYRDVDYGITTREMAKMFKETGIDLPNIEDSDFDDPFTGGSGSGVIFGATGGVMESAIRTLYELVTGEKVDSLFEHGDVKPVRGFENIKSLELKIDSVTEVPELLKGQLNSFEFLKNQTLKVAICHGTSNAKRVLENIKKGGEFSNYHFIEFMACPGGCLGGGGQPIPTNEEIRIKRANAIYSEDKKAAVRKSYENPGVLELYKNFFKEGPGKEKAHKLLHTHYKKRGKEIV, encoded by the coding sequence ATGATAAACAAGTGTGATACAGAGAGCTGCAGAGTTCCTAAGACTGAGATGCTAAGAGACGCCTGCGAGGGGCAAGAGGAAGAGTGCAAGTTTGAGCTCATAGATATAGAAATAGACAACCATAAGATGCAGGTGGCTAAGGGTACCACCATATTAGAAGCTGCTAAGGGTATAGGGGTAAAAATACCCACTCTCTGCAGCCACGATGACCTATGCCTTGCTGGAGTCTGCAGAATATGCTTGGTAGAAGTCGAAGGGTTTAAGACTCTTCAGGCATCATGTTCATACTCAATCTCTCAGCCTATAAAAATAAAAACAAATACAGCTAAGATAAGAAGAGCCAGAAGAAACGTTCTAGAGCTGATCCTTGCAGATCATGTGGGAGAATGTTACTCATGTATGAGAAACGGAAAATGTGAACTGCAAGACCTTGCAATGGAATATGGTATAACCTCTTATCCCTACGGGCATGACAATATCAGGAAAAAAGGTGTGGACTTTTCAAGTCATGCAATAATGAGAGACCTAGATAAATGTATCCTCTGCAGAAGATGTGTGAGAAGCTGTATCGACCTGCAAGAGGTTGGAGTCTTTAGTGTAAAAGGACGGGGCAAGGATTCCACCATTACAACCTTCGGTGACAAACCCATGGATGAAATAGTGTGCATAAACTGTGGTCAGTGCATAAACAGGTGTCCTACTGCTGCCCTCTATGAAAAAGATGAAAGTGAACTTGTATGGGATGCCTTAGAAACCGAAGGAAAACATGTAGTTATTCAGACTGCCCCTGCACCTAGGGCGGGTATAGGGGAGGAATTCGGACTAGAACCTGGGACCCCTATGACCATGAAAATGAATACTGCACTGAGACGTTGCGGATTCCAAAAGGTCTTTGACACCTGTTTCACAGCTGACCTTACAATTATAGAGGAGGGAACAGAACTTCTGAAAAGGCTCTATGACAATATAGAGGGTGATGGTCATACAAAACTCCCCGTGTTCACATCATGCTCTCCAGGATGGGTAAAATACTTGGAACATTTTTACCCTGAATTTATTGAAAATCTTTCTACTGCAAAGAGTCCTCAGCAGATGTTTGGAACTATTATAAAAACTTATTATGCTGAAAAAAATAATATAAATCCTGAGGATATAGTAACCGTGGCTCTTATGCCATGTACTGCTAAAAAATATGAAGCTGGAAGACCGGAAATGTGCCAGTCGGGATACAGAGACGTAGATTATGGTATTACAACCAGAGAGATGGCAAAAATGTTTAAAGAGACTGGAATAGACCTACCAAATATCGAAGATTCAGATTTTGATGACCCTTTCACAGGGGGTAGTGGTTCCGGAGTTATTTTTGGTGCTACAGGGGGAGTGATGGAGTCAGCTATAAGGACACTCTATGAGCTGGTTACAGGAGAAAAGGTGGATTCTCTTTTTGAACACGGAGATGTAAAACCTGTAAGAGGGTTTGAAAATATAAAATCTCTTGAATTAAAGATAGACAGTGTAACAGAGGTTCCTGAGCTGTTAAAGGGTCAGCTTAATTCCTTTGAATTTCTAAAAAATCAAACTTTGAAAGTCGCCATATGTCACGGGACCTCAAATGCCAAAAGAGTCCTTGAGAATATTAAAAAGGGTGGGGAGTTCAGCAACTATCATTTTATTGAATTTATGGCCTGTCCAGGAGGCTGTCTAGGTGGTGGAGGTCAGCCCATCCCCACCAATGAAGAGATAAGGATTAAAAGGGCAAATGCCATATACAGCGAAGATAAAAAGGCTGCAGTTAGAAAATCCTACGAAAATCCTGGAGTTTTAGAACTTTATAAGAATTTTTTTAAAGAGGGTCCTGGAAAGGAAAAAGCTCATAAGTTACTTCATACCCATTATAAAAAACGTGGAAAAGAGATCGTATAA